One [Clostridium] saccharolyticum WM1 DNA segment encodes these proteins:
- the argC gene encoding N-acetyl-gamma-glutamyl-phosphate reductase, translated as MIKAGIIGSTGYAGGELARLLLQRDDVDIIWYGSKSYVDQKYASIYQNMFQIVDDSCLDDKIQALAEEADVIFTATPQGFCSSLMNEDILRKTKIIDLSADYRIRDVAVYEEWYKIKHKSPRYLREAVYGLAEINREKIKAARLIANPGCYPTCSILSIYPLVKEGLINPDTMIIDAKSGTSGAGRGAKVDNLYCEVNENIKAYGVGVHRHTPEIEEQLSYGAGRPVTISFTPHLVPMNRGILITAYGTLTKSVSYEEVKAVYDKYYAHEYFVRVLEKDVVPQTKWVEGSNFVDVNFKIDPRTNRVVMMGSMDNLVKGAAGQAVQNMNLLFGLPENKGLRLIPMFP; from the coding sequence ATGATTAAGGCTGGAATCATAGGATCCACCGGCTATGCAGGCGGTGAGCTTGCAAGGCTTTTGCTCCAAAGAGATGATGTGGATATCATATGGTACGGATCCAAAAGCTATGTGGATCAGAAATACGCTTCAATTTATCAAAATATGTTTCAGATTGTGGATGATTCCTGTCTGGATGACAAGATACAGGCTTTGGCAGAAGAGGCAGATGTGATATTTACGGCGACTCCCCAGGGTTTTTGCTCCTCCCTTATGAATGAGGATATATTAAGGAAGACAAAGATCATTGATCTAAGTGCCGATTACCGGATCAGGGATGTGGCTGTCTATGAAGAATGGTATAAAATTAAGCATAAGTCTCCCCGGTATCTGAGGGAGGCGGTTTATGGACTTGCGGAAATCAACCGGGAGAAGATCAAAGCTGCCAGGCTGATAGCCAATCCGGGATGCTATCCTACCTGCTCCATCTTATCCATTTATCCATTGGTAAAGGAAGGGCTCATTAACCCGGACACCATGATCATCGACGCCAAATCCGGGACCTCCGGTGCCGGAAGAGGGGCCAAGGTGGATAACCTTTACTGCGAAGTCAATGAAAACATAAAGGCATACGGCGTTGGCGTTCACCGCCACACTCCGGAGATCGAGGAACAGTTATCCTATGGGGCAGGACGTCCGGTCACCATAAGCTTTACTCCTCATTTGGTTCCGATGAACCGGGGGATTCTTATAACTGCCTACGGAACACTTACAAAATCTGTTTCCTATGAGGAAGTAAAGGCAGTCTATGACAAATATTATGCTCACGAGTATTTTGTCCGGGTCCTGGAGAAGGATGTGGTTCCACAGACCAAATGGGTGGAAGGCAGCAATTTTGTGGATGTAAACTTTAAGATCGATCCGAGGACGAACCGTGTGGTCATGATGGGGTCTATGGATAACCTGGTAAAGGGAGCAGCAGGACAGGCGGTGCAGAATATGAATCTTCTGTTTGGGCTTCCGGAGAACAAGGGGCTTAGGCTTATCCCCATGTTTCCCTAA
- a CDS encoding argininosuccinate synthase, which produces MKEKVILAYSGGLDTTAIIPWLKEHFDYEVVCCCIDCGQGNELDGLEERAKLSGASKLYIEDLVDDFCDNYIVPCVLANAVYENKYLLGTSMARPAIAKRLVEIARKEGATAICHGATGKGNDQIRFELGIKALAPDLTIIAPWRMTDVWTMKSREDEIEYCKQHGIDLPFSADNSYSRDRNLWHISHEGLELEDPANEPNYDHLLVLGVSPEKAPEEGEYVTMTFEKGIPTSVNGEKMKVSDIITKLNQLGGKHGIGIVDIVENRVVGMKSRGVYETPGGTILLEAHQQLEELVLDRATMEVKKDMGNKFAQIVYEGKWFTPLREAVQAFVESTQKYVTGEVKLKLYKGNIIKAGTTSPYSLYSESLASFTTGDLYDHHDADGFITLFGLPLKVRAMKMQEVEKTIK; this is translated from the coding sequence ATGAAAGAGAAAGTGATTTTGGCCTATTCCGGCGGCCTTGATACCACGGCCATTATTCCGTGGTTAAAGGAACATTTTGATTATGAAGTAGTCTGCTGCTGCATCGACTGCGGCCAGGGTAATGAATTAGACGGTTTGGAGGAACGGGCAAAGTTATCCGGCGCTTCCAAATTATATATTGAAGATCTGGTGGATGACTTCTGTGACAACTACATCGTTCCATGTGTGCTGGCAAATGCTGTTTACGAAAACAAGTACTTATTAGGCACATCCATGGCACGTCCTGCCATAGCAAAAAGACTGGTGGAGATCGCAAGGAAAGAAGGCGCTACCGCCATTTGCCACGGCGCTACCGGAAAGGGCAACGACCAGATCCGATTTGAGCTGGGCATCAAGGCTCTGGCTCCTGACTTAACGATCATTGCCCCATGGCGTATGACTGACGTATGGACCATGAAATCCAGGGAAGATGAGATCGAATACTGCAAGCAGCATGGAATCGACCTTCCTTTCTCCGCGGACAACAGTTACAGCCGTGACCGTAACCTATGGCACATCAGCCATGAAGGCCTGGAGCTGGAAGACCCGGCAAATGAGCCCAACTATGACCATTTATTAGTGTTAGGCGTATCCCCCGAAAAAGCTCCTGAGGAAGGAGAATATGTGACAATGACCTTTGAAAAAGGCATTCCTACCAGTGTTAATGGGGAAAAAATGAAGGTTTCTGATATCATTACCAAGTTGAACCAGCTGGGCGGCAAGCACGGCATCGGCATTGTGGATATCGTGGAAAACCGGGTTGTAGGAATGAAATCCCGGGGCGTTTATGAAACCCCTGGCGGAACCATCCTCCTTGAGGCTCATCAGCAGTTAGAGGAACTGGTATTAGACCGTGCTACCATGGAAGTGAAAAAGGATATGGGCAATAAATTTGCGCAGATCGTTTATGAAGGGAAATGGTTTACACCTCTCCGTGAAGCAGTTCAGGCATTTGTGGAATCCACACAGAAGTATGTGACAGGAGAAGTGAAACTGAAGCTTTACAAAGGAAATATCATAAAAGCAGGAACCACCTCCCCATACTCCTTATACAGCGAATCTCTGGCCTCCTTTACCACCGGTGATTTATATGACCATCATGACGCAGACGGCTTCATCACTCTGTTTGGTCTTCCTTTAAAGGTAAGGGCGATGAAGATGCAGGAAGTTGAAAAAACAATTAAGTAA
- a CDS encoding GNAT family N-acetyltransferase gives MDLSFRYAERRDTALILKFIKELAEYEKMLHEVVATEELLEDWIFNKQKAEVMFAMADGKEAGFALFFHNFSTFLGRAGIYLEDLYVNPEYRGCGIGKALLKKLGKVAKERGCGRLEWWCLDWNKPSIDFYRSMGAEPMEDWTVYRIAGESLNKLADD, from the coding sequence ATGGATTTATCATTCAGATACGCGGAAAGAAGGGATACTGCCCTTATTTTGAAATTTATAAAGGAACTGGCAGAATACGAAAAGATGCTTCATGAGGTGGTGGCTACGGAGGAACTGCTGGAGGACTGGATTTTTAACAAGCAAAAGGCCGAGGTGATGTTTGCCATGGCGGATGGGAAGGAAGCAGGATTTGCTTTATTCTTCCATAATTTCTCTACGTTTTTAGGAAGGGCCGGAATCTACCTGGAAGATTTATATGTGAATCCGGAATACAGAGGTTGCGGAATCGGAAAGGCGTTGTTAAAGAAGCTGGGGAAGGTTGCAAAAGAACGGGGCTGCGGAAGGCTGGAATGGTGGTGCCTGGACTGGAACAAGCCAAGCATTGATTTCTACCGTTCCATGGGAGCGGAGCCGATGGAAGACTGGACGGTATACCGCATAGCCGGCGAGTCGTTAAACAAGCTGGCAGATGATTGA
- a CDS encoding patatin-like phospholipase family protein, with product MADYGLALAGGGTRGAAHVGVLTALEEAGLLPDRIAGASAGSIVAGLYASGMKTGDMRETVRWLSRHGRSLIDPDMLGIALFLPQILLGRETTLKGLIKGNRLQRFLCDLTDGLDIQGNCGGLLIPAVDINSGDTVTFTNLFREEIPYSALRQEHVKWERSGLLCDIMMASSSVPAVFCPRQMNGFLLVDGGVTNNLPVDLFIAAGESRVLAVDIGEEYEMPHDYSIIETAFHSFSVMSRELKDCRSSGELLLLKPPMPRGAGLLTFECMEKCMENGYVYTKKMMPRIRRVLEKR from the coding sequence ATGGCAGACTACGGACTGGCGTTGGCAGGCGGCGGTACCAGAGGAGCGGCTCATGTGGGAGTATTAACGGCGCTGGAGGAGGCAGGACTTCTTCCTGACCGGATCGCAGGGGCCAGTGCCGGAAGCATTGTTGCGGGACTTTACGCATCAGGCATGAAAACCGGGGATATGCGGGAAACAGTGCGGTGGCTGTCCAGACATGGAAGAAGCCTGATTGATCCGGATATGTTAGGGATCGCCTTATTTCTTCCCCAAATCCTGCTGGGCAGAGAGACAACGTTAAAAGGGCTTATCAAAGGGAACCGGCTTCAGCGTTTTCTGTGTGATTTAACCGATGGACTGGATATACAGGGAAACTGCGGGGGCCTGCTGATTCCGGCTGTGGATATAAACAGCGGGGATACGGTCACTTTTACCAACTTATTCAGGGAAGAGATTCCCTATTCCGCATTAAGGCAGGAGCATGTGAAATGGGAACGGAGCGGACTTCTATGTGATATTATGATGGCAAGCTCATCGGTCCCGGCCGTGTTCTGTCCAAGACAGATGAACGGCTTTCTTCTTGTGGATGGAGGGGTGACCAATAACCTTCCTGTGGACCTTTTTATCGCGGCGGGAGAATCAAGAGTCCTTGCGGTAGACATTGGAGAAGAATATGAGATGCCCCATGACTATTCCATTATAGAGACCGCATTCCATTCCTTTTCCGTTATGAGCAGGGAGCTTAAGGACTGCCGTTCCAGCGGAGAGCTTTTGCTGTTAAAGCCGCCTATGCCAAGGGGAGCAGGGCTTTTAACCTTTGAATGTATGGAAAAGTGCATGGAAAACGGTTATGTGTATACCAAAAAAATGATGCCCAGGATCAGGCGGGTACTGGAAAAAAGATAA
- a CDS encoding N-acetylmuramoyl-L-alanine amidase codes for MRNLRKPNGWLLLVPFLLCIFVLAGCARKYETVKAPALEEAQGGLSVVEGEETAPVSIAEDKTEEAPDGKPAETSSHEAAVTMETAPAFAAADETVYVTGSQVNIRKFPSSQGAILGTLEKGASLKRTGYSDNWSRVIYKDKECYISTQYVSKDKPAQETVTDAPAVSGNGTGKLIAIDPGHQAKGNSEKEPIGPGASEKKAKVASGTQGTATGIPEYQLTLAVSLKLKQELINRGYQVYMIRETHDVNISNAERAQMADKSGADIFVRVHANSLNDSSIQGALTMCQTSKNPYNGSLYSKSLSLSQAVVNGICSQTGFKNRGVQETDSMSGINWCSLPVTIVEMGFMSNADEDKKMATEEYRDKIAKGIADGIDAYYK; via the coding sequence TTGAGGAATTTAAGAAAACCAAATGGGTGGCTGTTATTGGTCCCGTTCCTTCTTTGTATTTTTGTACTTGCCGGATGTGCAAGGAAATATGAAACTGTAAAAGCCCCTGCCCTGGAAGAGGCCCAGGGAGGACTAAGTGTAGTGGAAGGGGAAGAAACAGCCCCTGTGTCCATTGCAGAGGACAAGACCGAAGAGGCTCCGGACGGAAAGCCGGCGGAGACAAGCTCTCATGAAGCCGCTGTGACCATGGAGACTGCCCCTGCCTTTGCAGCGGCCGACGAGACGGTGTATGTTACCGGCTCTCAGGTAAATATCAGAAAATTCCCTTCATCCCAGGGTGCTATTCTTGGAACCCTTGAAAAGGGGGCTTCCTTAAAACGGACCGGATACAGCGACAACTGGAGCCGGGTTATTTACAAGGATAAGGAATGCTATATTTCAACCCAGTACGTGTCAAAGGACAAGCCTGCACAGGAGACGGTAACTGACGCTCCTGCTGTTTCCGGGAACGGGACGGGCAAGCTTATTGCCATTGATCCAGGGCACCAGGCAAAGGGCAATTCTGAAAAAGAGCCCATCGGGCCCGGCGCTTCTGAAAAAAAGGCAAAGGTGGCTTCCGGAACTCAGGGAACGGCAACCGGGATTCCGGAATACCAGCTCACCCTGGCTGTTTCCTTAAAATTAAAGCAGGAACTCATTAACAGAGGGTATCAGGTCTATATGATCCGGGAAACCCATGATGTGAACATCAGCAACGCAGAACGTGCTCAAATGGCGGATAAAAGCGGAGCGGATATATTCGTCAGGGTTCATGCCAATTCTTTAAATGACAGCAGCATTCAGGGGGCACTTACCATGTGTCAGACGTCTAAGAACCCCTATAATGGAAGCCTGTACAGCAAAAGTCTTTCTCTATCCCAAGCTGTTGTAAACGGAATCTGCAGCCAGACCGGATTTAAAAACCGGGGAGTCCAGGAGACGGATTCCATGAGCGGCATCAACTGGTGCAGCCTACCGGTGACCATTGTGGAAATGGGCTTCATGAGCAATGCGGATGAGGACAAGAAGATGGCCACCGAGGAATACCGGGACAAGATCGCAAAAGGAATCGCCGACGGAATCGATGCGTATTATAAATAA